Below is a window of Edaphobacter dinghuensis DNA.
ATGGCTCAATCCCCCATCGGAGTACGGTCCTGAGCCTTACTACGGGTTGAACGGCGCGGTAAACCAGCAGGTCATCGAGCGCGATCTCGACACCATGAAGTCGCTGGGCTATCGCGCGGTCACGGTACAGGCCGGGTTCGGCATGCCCTTCGCATATCTCTCGCCGGAGTACTTCCAGTTCTTCCGCATGTTCGTCGAGCAGGCGAAAAAACGCGACATGCGTGTGTGGATCGTAGACGACGCCGGATATCCCAGCGGATTCGCCGGAGGCAAATTTACACAGCTAAAGCCCGAGCTGCGAATGCAGGCGCTTGAGGTCGCGCAGAGGATTCCCGCCAAGGGCAGCGACACAATCCAAGCAGCCGTAGGCCCCAACACCGTCGCCGTAACTGCGGTTGATGCAGCCGGCAAGACTGTAACCATTCCAGTAACAAATAATGCGATCACATGGACTGCCCCGGCAGGCGATTGGACCGTCCTAGTGGTCGAGCATCAGTTCAGGACCTCACCGACGCGGTCGGACACTAACCCTACGCACAAAAAAGACGGCACGCAATCGCTCGAAGACTACATGGACCCCGCAGCGACCGAGCAGTATCTCCAGTTCACGCACGAGCAGTATAAAAAGGCCGTCGGCGACGAGTTCGGCGAGACCATCCTCGGCTTTCGCGGAGACGAGCCCGACTACTCCATCTCCGGTCTACCGTGGACACCGAAGTTCTTCTCTCGATTCGAACAGGTCAAGGGCTACGACATTCGTCCCTACGTCGCCACGTTCCTCTTGCCAAAAGGAACAGCGATGACCGAGACCCAGCGCCGCGCCAAAGCCGACTACTACGACGTCTTCTCGCAGATGTTTCGCGACGGCTTCTTCAAGCCGCAGGGAGAGTGGTGCGCGGCCAACCACCTCGAATATCAGGTGCACCTGAACCATGAAGAGATGGAGATGGCATTAACGCACAGCGAAGGCGACTTCCTGCGCGACATGAAGTACGTCGAAGTACCCGGCATCGATGCCATCTGGCACCAGATCTGGACCGATACCATCTCCGATTATCCGCGGCTTGCCTCATCGGCGGCACACGTCTACGGCCATCCGCGCGCCTTCACCGAGAGCTTCGCGGCCTACCGGCCAGCCCCCGACGTCACCATGGCCCGCTACATCCTGAACGAGCAGTTCGTGCGCGGCGTCAACCTAATCGAGACGATGTACTACCCTGCCACGACTGGCGCACGCGGTGGCCCGGCGGCCTACATGAAAGATCCGGCCTACCCTGCGCTGCTGACCTATGTGCGACGCATGAGCTATCTGCTGTCGATGGGCGAGCCCGCGTCGTCTGTCGCACTGCTCATTCCTTCGAGCTCGATGTGGCTGGGCGATACCGCCTCCGACGCAACCTTCGTCTCCACCGAGCGCCTGCTCTCCGAACATCAAATCGACTTCGACATCGTCAATGAAGACGCCCTCGCAACCGATCTCAAGGCCAGCCACGGAACATTCGAGACGATGAGCGGCAATCAATACCGCACCGTGATCGTTCCTGGCGCGGCAGTCCTCTCGCAGCAAGTGCTGGATCGCCTGCACACCTTCGCCGCAGGCGGAGGCAAGGTACTCTTCCTCGGCGGCACACCATCGCTGATCGCAGGACGAACGATCCTCGATGCGCGAGCAGCTACGGCTGCGGACTTCGCATGGGCCACAACCGAAACCTCAGCACAGTTGCCCGAGACACCCACTCCGCCTGCTTATCCCCCAGCAGCACCACCGGCTCCGCAAGCAGCAGCTCCGGCAATTCTGCAAGCAGTGACAAATGCTGTGGGAGATCAGGACATATGGCTCACTTCACCGGATACATCCCTGCGCTGCATGACACGGCGGCTCAAGGACTCGTCCGTCTATCTCTTTTTCAACGAGAGCGCCGCGCCTATCTCCGACGCAGTGAACTTCCGCAACGAGGGAGAGAACTCCCGGCAACTGGTCGAAGAGTGGGCCCCGGCTACCGGCGCGGTCTCATCCGTCGCCTCCACCCGCGCCCCGGGAACGATGTCGGTGCAGTTAAAGCTCAAGCCTTACGAGACACGAGTGCTGATGGTGCGATAACTCCGAGAAAGATATTGCGCCACGGCATCACTTCTCTGCGCGGAACGTCTTTCCCAGCTCGTTTTCACCCAGTCTGAAGTAGTGGCGAAAGTTGTAGATCAGCGGAGACCACTTGCCAGGATCGACATAGTGATCGTCGATGACGAAGTCGCTGGCAACATGCACCTTTAAAACCTCGACCTCCGCCGCCACCGCTCCACCAAGCTGTGCCAGCTTCTCGCCTTCAAGGCGATGCAGCTTTCTAACCCGCGCCTCCATATGGACGGGGCACTCCTCGGCCCGCATCGGCTGCACTGCCTCACTCGCCAGCGGCGTCAGCCCGGCAACTTCAAACTTATGCGGCTCATAGCGAA
It encodes the following:
- a CDS encoding glycosyl hydrolase, encoding MKKMFVTALASLISISALAQQPWQKIQMPTAASVQQSWLNPPSEYGPEPYYGLNGAVNQQVIERDLDTMKSLGYRAVTVQAGFGMPFAYLSPEYFQFFRMFVEQAKKRDMRVWIVDDAGYPSGFAGGKFTQLKPELRMQALEVAQRIPAKGSDTIQAAVGPNTVAVTAVDAAGKTVTIPVTNNAITWTAPAGDWTVLVVEHQFRTSPTRSDTNPTHKKDGTQSLEDYMDPAATEQYLQFTHEQYKKAVGDEFGETILGFRGDEPDYSISGLPWTPKFFSRFEQVKGYDIRPYVATFLLPKGTAMTETQRRAKADYYDVFSQMFRDGFFKPQGEWCAANHLEYQVHLNHEEMEMALTHSEGDFLRDMKYVEVPGIDAIWHQIWTDTISDYPRLASSAAHVYGHPRAFTESFAAYRPAPDVTMARYILNEQFVRGVNLIETMYYPATTGARGGPAAYMKDPAYPALLTYVRRMSYLLSMGEPASSVALLIPSSSMWLGDTASDATFVSTERLLSEHQIDFDIVNEDALATDLKASHGTFETMSGNQYRTVIVPGAAVLSQQVLDRLHTFAAGGGKVLFLGGTPSLIAGRTILDARAATAADFAWATTETSAQLPETPTPPAYPPAAPPAPQAAAPAILQAVTNAVGDQDIWLTSPDTSLRCMTRRLKDSSVYLFFNESAAPISDAVNFRNEGENSRQLVEEWAPATGAVSSVASTRAPGTMSVQLKLKPYETRVLMVR
- a CDS encoding flavin reductase family protein — translated: MEFRTIEPKILYFGTPVALISSLNEDGSTNLAPMSSFWALGWTLMLGLLDETKTAENFERHPECVVNLPSPDMWREVEKLAPLTGKDPVPEIKQKQFRYEPHKFEVAGLTPLASEAVQPMRAEECPVHMEARVRKLHRLEGEKLAQLGGAVAAEVEVLKVHVASDFVIDDHYVDPGKWSPLIYNFRHYFRLGENELGKTFRAEK